In one window of Streptosporangium sp. NBC_01495 DNA:
- a CDS encoding ATP-binding protein — protein sequence MLLIGGITAHSTSTESTLRALSASHPVVVADTAQATWQRPYLADELCPLTLTTKHVLRAITARGDAPAGVLTFDERLAPLAADVADHLDLPGYGHGATQVTGDRWRLYHRLHAVRCPTPRARLVATVDEAVIAAAGIGYPVILKPRFPSGGRGALLARSVLDVVLAYPSYTGEGGRAGGVIVQAYLPGPEISAVCLTQGGHSAIAAIARTVTHFTPAATVASQLVDAGDPARTDPALDQVVRAALAAAGIANGCSTVTVRLTRYGPMVIEVNLAAGDGVLAQLVRLASGTDLVAEAAATALGHPVGAADREYRSAAVTYIHAPGQGRIERLQTRDDLAGMPWVEQLCWQLREGDEVTFGDNAPPPRVGHAIVTGQDPVQCMRLAERINAGTRVILTAADQVA from the coding sequence GTGCTCCTCATCGGCGGTATCACCGCTCACTCCACCAGCACCGAATCCACCCTGCGGGCCTTGTCTGCCAGCCACCCCGTTGTTGTGGCCGACACCGCCCAAGCCACCTGGCAGCGCCCCTACCTGGCCGACGAGCTGTGCCCGCTCACCCTCACCACCAAGCACGTGCTCCGTGCGATCACCGCCCGCGGTGATGCGCCAGCCGGTGTGCTCACCTTCGACGAGCGCCTCGCTCCGCTCGCGGCCGACGTGGCGGATCACCTCGACCTGCCCGGCTACGGCCATGGCGCCACCCAGGTGACCGGCGACAGATGGCGCCTGTATCACCGGCTCCACGCCGTGCGATGCCCCACGCCGCGCGCCCGCCTGGTCGCCACCGTTGACGAAGCTGTCATTGCCGCGGCCGGCATCGGCTACCCGGTCATCCTCAAGCCGCGCTTCCCGTCCGGCGGCCGAGGGGCACTCCTGGCACGATCGGTCCTGGACGTTGTGCTGGCCTACCCGTCCTACACCGGCGAGGGAGGTCGCGCAGGGGGTGTCATCGTGCAGGCTTATCTGCCCGGGCCGGAGATCAGCGCTGTGTGCCTGACGCAAGGCGGGCACAGCGCCATCGCGGCGATCGCCCGGACGGTCACCCACTTCACTCCCGCTGCGACCGTGGCCAGCCAGCTGGTGGATGCAGGAGACCCTGCGCGCACGGATCCGGCACTCGACCAGGTGGTGCGGGCGGCACTGGCGGCGGCGGGAATCGCCAACGGCTGCAGCACGGTGACGGTGCGCCTGACCCGCTACGGCCCGATGGTCATCGAGGTCAACCTCGCGGCCGGTGATGGTGTGCTGGCACAACTGGTGCGTCTGGCCAGCGGAACCGATCTGGTCGCCGAGGCTGCCGCCACGGCGCTGGGTCACCCGGTCGGGGCAGCTGATCGGGAGTATCGAAGCGCCGCGGTCACCTACATCCACGCCCCGGGCCAGGGCCGGATCGAGCGACTGCAGACGCGCGACGACCTTGCTGGTATGCCGTGGGTCGAGCAGTTGTGCTGGCAGCTACGCGAAGGCGATGAGGTCACCTTCGGTGATAACGCACCACCACCTCGGGTGGGGCATGCGATCGTCACCGGCCAGGACCCCGTCCAGTGCATGAGGCTCGCCGAACGCATTAACGCCGGGACACGGGTCATTCTCACCGCCGCGGACCAGGTGGCTTAG
- a CDS encoding acyltransferase domain-containing protein: MAPGPELPRERGLAWCHLYGCLVLVDVITGYHRSHGVASTVSWTTLADLGRNLAVDRRMRREGWLVMQGWLTLHARGAVYELGRLQFHRGGTTVDLHIPESGPMTPEAVAASLDEARAFFPRHFPGERYTEFACGSWLLDPQLQEYLPEDSNIARFQRRFELEPYEEPEGLDADVEVLRFVFRTLTTPLDRLPRRTVLQHAIVDHLKAGRHWRIRRGHFPI, translated from the coding sequence CTGGCGCCCGGTCCAGAGCTGCCGCGCGAACGGGGCCTTGCTTGGTGCCACCTCTACGGCTGCCTGGTCCTGGTCGACGTCATCACCGGATACCACCGCAGCCACGGCGTCGCCAGCACCGTGTCGTGGACGACCCTCGCGGACCTGGGCCGCAACCTCGCGGTCGACCGGCGGATGCGCCGTGAGGGCTGGCTGGTTATGCAGGGCTGGCTGACGCTGCACGCGCGCGGCGCCGTCTACGAGCTGGGCCGGCTGCAGTTCCACCGCGGCGGCACCACCGTCGACCTGCACATCCCCGAGTCGGGGCCGATGACCCCGGAGGCGGTCGCGGCGTCGCTCGACGAGGCCCGCGCGTTCTTCCCGCGCCACTTCCCCGGCGAACGCTACACGGAGTTCGCCTGCGGCTCGTGGCTGCTCGACCCGCAATTGCAGGAGTACCTGCCCGAGGACTCCAACATCGCCCGGTTCCAGCGGAGGTTCGAGCTTGAGCCCTACGAGGAGCCGGAAGGGCTGGACGCCGACGTCGAGGTGCTGCGGTTCGTGTTCCGCACCCTGACCACGCCGCTCGACCGGCTGCCGCGCCGCACCGTGCTCCAGCACGCGATCGTCGACCACTTGAAAGCCGGACGCCACTGGCGCATCCGCCGCGGCCACTTCCCGATCTAA
- a CDS encoding MerR family DNA-binding transcriptional regulator, with protein MITKPTDRARSREPLTKPREVTCFFGPEAGTDIDWAKADKLTSPRALGGRHRFHPAVVVELLKLSKTGSPGGRTYSNSDTCEEVSG; from the coding sequence GTGATCACAAAGCCCACCGACCGTGCCCGCTCGCGGGAACCATTGACAAAACCCCGCGAGGTCACATGTTTCTTCGGCCCGGAGGCCGGCACGGACATCGACTGGGCTAAGGCGGACAAGCTCACCTCCCCTCGCGCCCTTGGCGGCCGACATCGCTTTCACCCCGCTGTTGTCGTCGAGCTCCTGAAGCTCAGCAAGACCGGCTCTCCAGGCGGTCGCACGTACAGCAACAGCGACACCTGCGAAGAGGTGAGCGGGTGA
- a CDS encoding isochorismate synthase — protein sequence MALTTLRRPLHITTAPTAPLIDRYGVESGLFSTSRRTLLTQGRRTLITGRLATLPHQVATTLPHHEAAPPAIAVGAITFNGEAHLIVPDTAEWAGPLTAPAIQRPHPAWQVRPVPDESTYLAAVRAALHRIGDGTLTKAVLARSLELTADARTDPRALLTALVGRGAYLFGVPLPGERTLIGASPELLISRRGREIVTHPLAGSAARHTDAATDLDRARNLRHSAKDLREHRLVVDDVVAALRPYCSTLNVPREPTLVATSTMWHLGTKIAGQLTDPAISSLTLAAALHPTPAVCGTPSAEARTAISDLEEIDRGFYAGLVGWEDAAGDGEWAVTIRCAEVGPHMLRLFAGAGIVDGSIPEHELAETSAKFRTLLRAFGVSASL from the coding sequence GTGGCCCTGACCACGTTGCGTCGGCCTCTCCACATCACCACCGCACCCACCGCGCCACTCATCGACCGCTACGGGGTTGAGTCAGGGCTGTTTTCCACGAGTCGACGTACCCTACTGACCCAGGGCCGCCGGACGCTCATTACCGGCAGGCTCGCCACTCTGCCGCACCAGGTCGCCACCACACTCCCCCACCACGAAGCCGCTCCCCCCGCCATCGCGGTCGGCGCCATCACCTTCAACGGTGAGGCTCACCTCATCGTGCCCGACACCGCCGAATGGGCGGGCCCGTTGACCGCCCCCGCCATCCAACGGCCACACCCCGCCTGGCAGGTGCGTCCAGTCCCTGATGAAAGCACCTACCTCGCCGCCGTCCGCGCTGCCCTCCACCGCATCGGCGACGGGACGCTGACCAAAGCCGTACTGGCCCGCTCGCTGGAGCTGACGGCTGATGCTCGCACCGACCCGCGTGCCCTGCTAACCGCCCTGGTCGGTCGCGGCGCCTACCTTTTCGGCGTTCCTCTACCTGGTGAGCGAACCCTGATCGGCGCCAGCCCCGAACTCCTGATCTCCAGGCGCGGCCGCGAGATCGTCACCCATCCGCTCGCTGGGTCAGCCGCCCGGCACACCGACGCCGCCACCGACCTCGATCGCGCCCGCAACCTGCGCCACTCCGCCAAGGACCTGCGCGAGCACCGCCTGGTCGTCGACGATGTCGTCGCCGCCCTTCGTCCCTACTGCAGCACCCTCAACGTGCCGCGCGAGCCTACCCTTGTCGCCACTTCCACCATGTGGCACCTGGGCACGAAGATAGCCGGACAACTCACTGACCCGGCTATCTCCTCCCTGACCCTGGCCGCCGCCCTGCACCCCACCCCGGCAGTCTGCGGCACCCCTAGCGCCGAAGCCCGTACCGCGATCAGTGACCTCGAGGAGATCGACCGCGGCTTCTACGCCGGATTGGTCGGCTGGGAAGACGCCGCAGGTGATGGCGAATGGGCGGTGACCATCCGCTGCGCCGAAGTCGGCCCACACATGCTTCGCCTGTTCGCTGGCGCGGGCATCGTCGACGGCTCAATTCCCGAGCACGAGCTTGCCGAGACCTCCGCGAAGTTTCGCACCCTCCTGCGCGCCTTCGGAGTTTCCGCCTCTCTCTGA
- a CDS encoding ATP-binding protein: MIVARGTFERVFPGKTEQVPAARAWTLTCLPGAHPRAYDIALVVTELVTNAVLHSASALPGATFTVRVELYQATVEVTVTDSGSPQVPAPREDADTYGRGLVVVHELAQTTVTATPAGGRAVRCHFHH; this comes from the coding sequence ATGATCGTTGCCCGTGGAACCTTCGAGCGTGTCTTTCCCGGTAAGACCGAACAGGTTCCCGCCGCCCGTGCGTGGACGCTGACCTGCTTGCCCGGCGCTCATCCCCGGGCTTACGACATCGCCTTGGTGGTGACCGAGCTGGTCACCAACGCGGTCTTGCACAGCGCTTCTGCTCTACCGGGTGCGACGTTCACCGTCCGCGTCGAGCTGTACCAGGCCACGGTTGAGGTCACCGTCACCGACAGCGGATCGCCGCAGGTACCCGCTCCCCGTGAAGACGCCGACACCTACGGCCGCGGCCTGGTCGTCGTGCATGAGCTGGCCCAGACCACCGTCACCGCCACTCCAGCTGGCGGCCGCGCTGTGCGCTGCCACTTCCACCACTGA
- a CDS encoding isochorismatase family protein, which produces MALPRISPYAIPTDLPPARVRWTLRAQRSVLLIHDVQNYFLAPFIAGKSPIPEMIMKIARLRERCVHMGIPVIYTAQPGGQSPEDRGLLADMWGPGLRADPADSAVTAALTPGPNDIVIRKGRYSAFQGTDLAAKLTEYDGDQLIICGVYAHIGVLATALDAFQRDIQTFVIADAIADFSHEDHQRAIDYMARLCAVPLTADQALKALGTPSPSPLTVVR; this is translated from the coding sequence ATGGCACTCCCCCGCATTTCGCCTTACGCCATCCCCACCGACCTGCCTCCTGCTCGGGTGCGTTGGACATTGCGAGCCCAGCGCAGCGTGTTGCTGATCCACGACGTGCAGAACTATTTCCTGGCGCCCTTCATCGCGGGCAAGAGTCCGATCCCAGAAATGATCATGAAAATCGCCCGCCTGCGGGAGCGATGCGTCCACATGGGCATTCCGGTCATCTACACCGCCCAGCCTGGAGGGCAAAGTCCCGAAGATCGCGGTCTGCTGGCTGATATGTGGGGGCCAGGGCTGCGCGCGGACCCCGCCGACAGCGCCGTCACTGCCGCGCTCACCCCCGGCCCCAACGACATCGTGATTCGCAAGGGCCGCTACAGCGCCTTCCAAGGCACCGATCTGGCTGCGAAGCTCACCGAATACGATGGCGACCAACTGATCATCTGTGGCGTCTACGCCCACATCGGCGTCCTCGCGACCGCTCTCGACGCTTTCCAGCGTGACATCCAAACGTTCGTGATCGCTGACGCCATCGCCGACTTCTCCCACGAAGACCATCAGAGAGCCATCGACTACATGGCTAGGCTCTGCGCCGTTCCCCTGACCGCCGACCAAGCTCTCAAGGCTCTCGGCACCCCTTCTCCCTCTCCCCTCACTGTGGTGCGCTGA
- a CDS encoding SsgA family sporulation/cell division regulator — translation MRQPQIVYDVQLWPADNPGTRLMAALTYSVADPYAVRLAFFKGHRETVSYTFSRDVLAAGLHGPAGMGDMTVAPHEELPQHYLLITLRPKYGYPFEVYAEREIIADFVTQVFRQVPLGAEHVDVDAAIAAIFAKVTP, via the coding sequence ATGAGACAGCCCCAGATCGTCTACGACGTGCAGCTGTGGCCGGCCGATAACCCCGGCACCCGGCTGATGGCCGCACTGACCTACTCTGTCGCCGATCCGTACGCGGTACGGCTGGCCTTCTTCAAGGGCCATCGTGAAACCGTCTCCTACACCTTCAGCCGCGATGTGCTGGCCGCAGGCTTGCACGGTCCGGCGGGCATGGGCGATATGACAGTGGCCCCTCACGAGGAACTGCCGCAGCACTACCTGCTCATCACGCTGCGTCCCAAGTACGGCTACCCCTTCGAGGTCTACGCAGAGCGGGAGATCATCGCCGACTTCGTCACCCAGGTCTTCCGGCAGGTCCCCCTCGGTGCTGAGCACGTCGACGTCGATGCCGCGATCGCCGCGATTTTCGCGAAGGTCACCCCATGA
- a CDS encoding 2,3-dihydro-2,3-dihydroxybenzoate dehydrogenase, which yields MSLPHTSYCGVPGLTDRVAVVTGAAQGIGAAVCAALVAAGAQVAALDQKAGRLQQMASQLPGTHAYPVDVTSRSAVIHAVATIEEEVGPIGILVNVAGVLRTGAVTETGIDDWAHVFAVNAGGVFHTISAVADRMISRGGGTIVTVASNAAGVPRVGMAAYAASKAAAVMFTRCAGLELARHGIRCNVVSPGSTDTAMQAGLDPRAVLVGDLSSYRVGIPLGRLADPEDVAEAVIFLASDRARHITMQNLYVDGGATLTA from the coding sequence ATGAGCCTTCCCCATACCTCCTACTGCGGCGTTCCCGGGCTCACTGACCGTGTAGCGGTCGTCACCGGTGCTGCCCAAGGCATCGGTGCGGCGGTCTGTGCAGCCTTGGTCGCCGCTGGCGCCCAGGTCGCAGCCCTGGACCAGAAAGCCGGGCGTTTACAGCAAATGGCCAGCCAACTCCCCGGTACCCACGCCTACCCCGTCGACGTCACCTCAAGATCCGCAGTCATCCACGCTGTTGCCACGATCGAGGAGGAGGTGGGACCGATCGGGATCCTGGTCAACGTCGCGGGCGTGCTGCGCACCGGCGCGGTGACCGAGACGGGTATTGACGACTGGGCTCACGTGTTCGCGGTGAACGCCGGCGGGGTCTTCCACACCATCAGTGCCGTCGCTGACCGCATGATCTCTCGCGGCGGCGGGACGATCGTGACCGTGGCCTCCAACGCCGCGGGCGTGCCGCGCGTCGGCATGGCGGCGTACGCGGCGTCCAAGGCCGCCGCGGTCATGTTCACCCGGTGTGCCGGGCTGGAGCTCGCCCGCCACGGCATCCGCTGCAACGTGGTCTCGCCAGGATCGACCGACACCGCCATGCAGGCGGGACTCGACCCCCGCGCGGTGCTCGTGGGAGACCTCTCCTCCTACCGCGTGGGCATCCCGCTGGGCCGGCTGGCCGACCCCGAGGACGTCGCCGAAGCCGTGATCTTCCTGGCCTCGGACCGCGCCCGGCACATCACCATGCAGAACCTGTACGTAGATGGCGGCGCCACCCTCACCGCTTGA
- a CDS encoding ParA family protein codes for MANEGGGTRKTTDAVNLAVALALEGKKVGLADGDSSMNASCYLGYGVVEKRKYPKRAEAVYARLAKTPNLYHVLHGEAPLEEALVQARTRVEDEGDDDDSFEVIPNLWLALGSREIAYASHDIKDGRFPKANDKWLRRAVAGLPPGLLDILIIDFRGSYDTWETTLLGGSDFVIGALKPDQKDDDTLTTLNSNIAHAQETYDFDGGAADLRYVLMNGVSTNRGQYYVKQAESITEYYGDMLLPTISEAVTIGESYKAQEPVYYWLGKDLEAKPVAEFAAVAKAIPEFWE; via the coding sequence ATGGCCAACGAAGGCGGAGGCACGCGGAAGACCACAGACGCAGTGAACCTGGCCGTAGCCCTGGCGCTTGAGGGGAAAAAGGTCGGACTTGCCGATGGTGACTCCTCCATGAACGCTTCCTGCTACCTCGGGTATGGCGTCGTGGAAAAAAGAAAGTATCCAAAGCGCGCTGAAGCCGTCTATGCGCGGCTGGCGAAGACGCCGAATCTGTACCACGTCCTCCACGGCGAGGCACCTTTGGAGGAAGCGCTCGTCCAAGCACGGACTCGCGTGGAGGATGAGGGCGACGATGATGACTCCTTTGAGGTGATCCCGAACCTTTGGCTCGCCCTGGGGTCTCGTGAGATCGCCTATGCCTCGCACGACATCAAAGACGGCAGATTCCCGAAGGCGAACGATAAGTGGTTGCGGCGAGCTGTCGCCGGTCTGCCCCCAGGCCTTCTGGACATCCTCATCATCGATTTCCGCGGCTCCTACGACACGTGGGAGACAACACTGCTCGGCGGCTCTGACTTCGTGATCGGCGCTCTTAAGCCCGATCAAAAGGATGATGACACCCTCACGACGCTGAACAGCAACATCGCTCACGCTCAAGAGACGTACGACTTCGACGGTGGCGCTGCGGACCTTCGCTACGTGCTCATGAACGGCGTGAGCACGAACCGCGGGCAGTACTACGTGAAGCAGGCCGAGAGCATCACCGAGTACTACGGCGACATGCTCCTGCCGACAATCTCCGAGGCAGTCACGATCGGTGAGTCGTACAAGGCGCAGGAACCGGTCTACTACTGGCTGGGTAAGGACCTTGAGGCTAAGCCAGTCGCGGAGTTCGCTGCTGTCGCCAAAGCCATTCCTGAGTTCTGGGAGTGA
- a CDS encoding SsgA family sporulation/cell division regulator codes for MSTRFKPIGVWLGARFLNSPAQQDVRVIYEPTDPYGVQLQFPRDGDEPVVWVMARSLLLLGLTPDRRKTVGDGDVTVGPAPLPPDVAITLKPPYPYQPLTVLLSRTELGAFILETLELIPDGQESQHLDVDGAIAVILAEAAP; via the coding sequence ATGAGCACTCGTTTCAAGCCGATCGGAGTGTGGCTTGGGGCCCGCTTCCTTAACTCCCCGGCGCAGCAGGACGTCCGGGTCATCTATGAACCCACCGATCCTTACGGAGTGCAGCTGCAGTTCCCCAGGGACGGCGACGAGCCGGTGGTGTGGGTTATGGCCAGGTCGTTGCTGCTGCTTGGCCTCACTCCGGATCGGCGCAAAACCGTAGGAGACGGCGACGTCACCGTCGGTCCCGCTCCGCTTCCCCCGGACGTGGCGATCACGCTGAAGCCGCCATATCCGTACCAGCCGTTGACGGTGCTCCTGAGCCGGACGGAGCTGGGCGCGTTCATCCTCGAGACGCTGGAGCTCATCCCGGATGGGCAAGAAAGCCAGCATCTGGATGTCGACGGTGCGATCGCCGTGATTCTCGCGGAAGCGGCACCGTGA
- a CDS encoding ParB/RepB/Spo0J family partition protein, whose protein sequence is MGIPARGLRPEGSRFRIDLTKIAPNPRNPRDDDDWVGEEFEAFADNLESVGAIHDAVVCALDAYLGKYPRYASEIRQEYPEAEVVLLAGEGRWRAHLAKNAAEMTVVMRNALLEQGDFIFMSENGRRRNLNPLQEGLLCWRAHHEDGLSYEEIARRSGMSGGKSRISKLIALHGRFPDGSARDAIRRGALPAEGAYHLLTNLKDPALIEQAFTLIEKDQITARQAVRTLLGVPSPSVPESPVPVVSPAEPVGAQQNGGPAPLEPQGEAVSPAKPEEPRKEGNGQEDGSARGSAGEGLRDAAPPNAPTNPSPGAAATDLPGRTRKVSLAKQRGGTGQTASRMAAIQRTLTSRDYDSLQNITVRLAAVVLATARGDQRHLAATAAQLPYADSDVTNYDELAERNPADLVRLADAVAFALAELHLRAHPAAEWTPREADYLRQIIEAGYEPTPEENDFLSVSPAKLPTLAEAAS, encoded by the coding sequence ATGGGCATCCCCGCCCGCGGCCTACGCCCGGAAGGATCACGCTTTCGGATAGACCTAACCAAGATCGCCCCGAATCCTCGCAACCCACGCGATGACGATGATTGGGTCGGCGAAGAGTTCGAGGCATTCGCCGACAACCTGGAAAGCGTCGGAGCCATTCACGACGCCGTGGTGTGCGCACTGGACGCGTACCTCGGAAAGTATCCGCGATACGCCTCCGAGATTCGCCAGGAGTATCCGGAAGCAGAAGTGGTGCTGCTGGCTGGTGAGGGCCGCTGGCGCGCACACCTTGCCAAGAATGCAGCAGAGATGACCGTCGTAATGCGGAACGCACTGCTAGAGCAGGGCGACTTCATCTTCATGTCCGAGAATGGTCGCCGTCGGAACCTGAACCCTCTCCAGGAGGGGTTGCTGTGCTGGCGCGCCCACCACGAGGACGGGCTTAGTTACGAGGAGATCGCCAGGCGCAGCGGGATGAGCGGCGGCAAGAGTCGCATCTCCAAACTGATCGCGCTGCACGGTCGATTTCCTGATGGTTCGGCGCGTGATGCCATCCGCCGCGGCGCACTTCCTGCGGAAGGCGCTTACCACCTCCTCACCAATTTGAAAGACCCGGCGCTGATTGAGCAGGCATTCACGCTCATAGAGAAAGACCAGATCACTGCTCGCCAAGCCGTACGCACCCTGTTGGGTGTACCGTCGCCGTCCGTACCGGAATCACCAGTACCTGTGGTGTCGCCTGCAGAACCTGTCGGCGCACAACAGAACGGCGGGCCTGCGCCGCTAGAGCCGCAGGGAGAAGCGGTTTCGCCAGCGAAACCCGAAGAACCGCGCAAGGAAGGGAATGGGCAGGAGGATGGTTCGGCACGCGGAAGCGCGGGTGAGGGCCTTCGCGATGCCGCCCCACCGAATGCTCCCACGAACCCCTCACCTGGTGCGGCCGCTACCGACCTTCCCGGGCGCACGAGGAAGGTTTCGCTAGCGAAACAACGCGGCGGGACGGGGCAGACTGCTTCTCGTATGGCTGCCATACAGCGCACGCTGACCAGCCGCGACTATGACAGTCTCCAGAACATCACGGTCCGGCTAGCGGCCGTTGTCTTGGCGACGGCCCGGGGGGATCAACGGCACCTTGCGGCGACCGCCGCACAGCTCCCCTATGCCGACTCGGACGTCACCAACTATGATGAGCTCGCCGAGCGGAACCCGGCCGATCTGGTGCGTCTAGCAGACGCGGTCGCGTTTGCGCTGGCTGAGCTTCACCTTCGCGCACACCCGGCGGCCGAATGGACGCCACGCGAAGCGGACTACCTTCGCCAGATCATTGAGGCTGGCTACGAGCCCACCCCTGAGGAGAATGACTTCCTCAGCGTTTCGCCAGCGAAACTCCCCACCCTCGCAGAGGCAGCATCATGA